The DNA window CGCGTCAACACCGTCACGCCGGGCTGGGTGATGACCCAGCGTCAGATCGACCTGTGGCTGGACGAAGCGGGCGAGCAGGATATCAAACGTAACCAGTGCATGCCTACGAAGCTGATGCCGCAGCATATCGCGTCGATGATTTTGTTCCTGGCCGCCGACGACGGCGCCATGTGCACCGCCCAGGAGTTCATCGTCGATGGAGGATGGGTATAAGAGTTGAAACACGTAGGGCGGATTAGCGCAGCGTAATCCGCCATACGCCGCCAATACAGCAACTAGCAAAGTAGCAGAAGCACAAACACAAGCAACACCGTTCGCCGCCCCGGAGACACCGCCCTTAGAGGCGGCGGGGCTAAATAACCCTAAAAAATTGGTGAGAACATGGTGAATAAATTTATCTCCGCAGTCGCGGTGGGCGCCACAGCCGCGTCGACCGCTTTCGCGGCTTCCCCCGGCGCGCTGACAAGTCCCGACCGTCATATCAGCGTCCAGCTGAACGAATCGCCCGGCAAACCCCTGACCTACACCGTCTCCCGCGACGGCAAGCCGGTGCTGCTGGCCTCCGAACTGGGGCTGCAACTGCAAGGCGCCGATCTGGCCGGCGCGCTGACGATCGCCGCGAGCTCCAAGGTCAGCACCGTCACCGACAAGTACCAGATGGCCACGGGTAAGAAGCGTGACATCATCTACAGCGCCAACGAACAAACCTTCTCCGTGCAGAACGCGCAGAAGCAGAAGATGGAAATCGTCTTCCGGGTGTCGAACGACGGCGTCGCGTTCCGCTACATCGTCGCCGAGCCGTCGCTGCCACGCAAAAAACTGATCCAGGAGCGCACCACGTTCGCGTTGCCGACGTCGGCCAAGGCCTGGTTGCAGCCGATCGCCGTCGCGCAGACCGGCTGGGGGCGGACCAATCCGTCCTACGAAGAACACTATCAGATGGACATCCCGGTCGGCACGGTTTCGCCGTCGCCGGCCGGCTGGGTATTTCCGGCGCTGTTCAAGGCCGGCGACAACTGGCTGGCCATCTCGGAAGCGGGCATGGACGGCAGCTTCCAGGGCTCGCGCCTGGCGCCGGATTCCAAGGGCGGAAAATACAGCATCGGCAATCCGATGAAGGAAGAGGTCTATCCCGATCGCGGCCTGATGGCCGATGTCGAAGGCACACTGACCTCGCCATGGCGCCTGATGGCGCTTGGCTCACTGTCGACGGTGGTTGGCTCGACGCTGGGCACCGACCTGGCCGCGCCGGCGATCGCCTTCGACAAGCAGCTGGTCAAGCCGGGCCACGCCTCCTGGAGCTGGGCGCTGCTGAAGGATGACGCCACCGTCTACGACGTGCAGAAGAAGTTCATCGACTACGCCGCCGACATGAAGTGGGACTACACCTTGGTGGACGCCGACTGGGACCGCAAGATCGGCTACGAGAAGATGAAGGAACTGGCCGACTACGCGGCGACCAAGAACGTCGGCGTGCTGGTTTGGTACAACTCGTCCGGCCCATGGAACTCGACCGAGTACTCGCCGAAGAGCAAGCTGCTGACGCACGAGCAGCGCGTGGCCGAGTTCAAGCGCCTGCGCCAGATGGGCATCAAGGGCGTGAAGATCGACTTCTTCAACGGCGACGCGCAATCGATGATGGCCTACTACGTCGATATGCTGAACGACGCGGCCGCCGCCGGCCTGCTGGTGAACTTCCACGGCTCGACCCTGCCGCGGGGCTGGACCCGCACCTGGCCCAACCTGATGACGATGGAGGCGGTGCGCGGCATGGAGTTCACCACCTTCGAACAGGCCGACGAGGACAAGATGCCGACCCACGCGGCGATGATGCCGTTCGCTCGCAACCTGTTCGACCCGATGGATTTCACGCCGATGGTGTTCGGCGACATACCCAAGATCAAGCGCACCAGCACCAACGGTTTTGAACTCGCCACGTCGGTGTTGTACGTCTCCGGCATCCAGCACTTCGCCGAGGTGCCGGAGGGGATGGCGACCGTGCCGGCCTACGTCAAGAGCTTCCTGCAGGAGCTGCCGCGCAGCTGGGACGACAGCCGCCTGGTCGACGGTTATCCCGGCAAATACGCGGTGGTCGCGCGCCGCGCAGGCGACACCTGGTATATCGCCGGTATCAACGCCACCGACTCCGATAAGGCGCTGACGCTGGACTTGTCCTTCGCCGGTGGCAAGCAGGGCACGATCATCGCCGACGGTGAAGGCGAACGGAGTTTTAGCCAGCGCAGCATCGCTGCAGGCAAAAAAGCAGCAGTAACCATCAAGCCGCATGGCGGCTTTGTGATAACAATAAAACAGTAAATGAGGAGATTGGCAAACATGAATCACATCAAACTTGGTGTCCTTACCCTGTGCATGATCGCTTCGGGTGCCGCCTTCGCGGCGCCGGTTGGCGTGACGATCGACACGACCAAGCCTGGTCCTGTCATCAACAAAAACATCTACGGCCAGTTCGCCGAGCACCTGGGTACCGGCATCTACGAAGGTATCTGGGTCGGTCCGAAGTCGAAGATCCCGAACGTCAATGGCTGGCGCAAGGACGTTGTCGGCGCCCTGAAGGCCATGCACGTGCCGCTGGTGCGTTGGCCGGGCGGCTGCTTCGCCGACGAATACCACTGGCGTGACGGTATCGGCGCGCGCGAGAAGCGTCCGGTCAAGGTCAACACCAACTGGGGCGGCGTGGAGGAAAACAACGCCGTCGGCACGCACGAATTCTTCGAACTGGCCGAGCAGCTGGGCGCCGAGACCTACGTCAACGGCAACCTGGGCACCGGCAGCGCGCAAGAGATGTCGGAATGGGTCGAGTACATGACCTCCGACAGCAAATCGACCCTGGCGGAACTGCGCCGCAAAAATGGCCGCGACAAGCCATTCAAGGTCGATTATTTCGCCATCGGTAACGAGGCCTGGGGCTGCGGCGGTAACATGTCGCCGCAACACTACGCGAACCTGTACAAGAACGTCGAGACCTTCCTGCGCGCGCCACCGCAGTATCGTCCGAAGATGATCGCCAGCGGCGGCAACGACCATGACCTGACCTGGACCGAAACCCTGAGCAAAGAGCTCAAGAAGCAAACCTACGGCATCAGCTTCCACTACTACACCATCCCGACCGGCCAGTGGGAAGTGAAGGGCATGGCGACCGGCTTCAAGGAAGACCAGTGGTTCTCGACCCTGTCCAACACGATCAAGATGGATGGCTTCATCAAGAACAATACGGCGGTGATGGACAAGTACGACCCTGAGAAGAAGTTGGGCTTCCTGGTCGACGAGTGGGGCACCTGGTACGACGTCGAGAAGGGCACCAACGCCGGCTTCCTGTTCCAGCAAAACACGCTGCGCGACGCGGTGGTGGCTGCGCTGAACTTCAACATCTTCCACGACCACGCCGACCGCGTGCGCATGACGAACATCGCGCAGATGGTCAACGTGCTGCAGGCGATGATCATCACCGACAAGGACAAGATGGTGCTGACGCCGACGTACCACGCGTTCCAGATGTATGTGCCGTTCCAGGACGCGACCTCGCTGCCGTTGAAGTTGACGAACAATCCGCAGTATTCGTACAACGGCAGCAGCATTCCGGAAATCAGCGCATCGGCGGCCCGCGCCAAGGACGGCAAGCTGTATCTGGCCCTGGTCAACACCAACCCGACCAAGGAAGCGGAAGTCGCCGTGGACGTGCCGGGTCAGGCCATCAAATCGGTCAACGGCCGTGTGCTGACGTCCGCCGCGATGGACACGCATAACACCTTCCAGTCGCCGGAAGCGATCAAACCGGCCCCGTTCAGCGCCACCGCCGGCGCCGACGGCAAGCTGACGGTCAAGATCCCGGCCAAGGCCGTTATCGTGGTCGCCGTGGAGTAAGCCAGTAGCCCCGCAAGGCCATGCCGCCGGCATGGCCTTGCACAGTGAATCCGAGGTTGTAAATGAAGTATATTTTTTCGACGATGGCTTTGGTGTTGGGCGTGGCCGGCCTGTCGGCCTGCACCGCCAAGGAAGTCAGCGTGCACGATCCTGTGATGGCCAAGGAAGGCGATACCTATTACGTCTTCAGTACGGGACCGGGGATCACTTTCTACAGTTCGACCAATATGAAGGACTGGAAGCCGGAAGGCCGCGTGTTCAAGGACCAGCCGTCATGGGCCAAACGCGCCGCGCCGACTTTCGACGGCCATATCTGGGCGCCGGATGTGCAGTTCCATAACGGTAAATATTATTTGTATTATTCCGTCTCCGGATTCGGTAAGAACACATCGGGAATAGGCGTCACGGTCAACAAGACGCTCAATCCCCGCTCGCCGGACTACCGGTGGGAAGACAAGGGCATGGTGTTGCAGTCGGTGCCGCTGCGCGACGACTGGAACGCCATCGATTCGAACATCATCGAAGATGAAAAGGGCGTGGCCTGGATGTCGTTCGGCTCCTTCTGGAGCGGACTGAAACTGGTCAAGCTGAACGACGCCTGGACCGGGTTGGCCGAGCCGCAGGAGTGGCACGCGATCGCCAGCCGGACCGCCAACGTCGATGCGCCGGCCGGCGCGGATGCCGGTCCGGGCGAGATCGAGGCGCCGTTCATCTTCAAGAAGAATGGCTACTACTATCTGTTCGCATCGTTCGGCCTGTGCTGCCGCAAGGGCGACAGCACCTACAACGTCGTCGTCGGCCGTTCGACATCGGTGACCGGGCCTTATGTGGACACAAAAGGCGTGGATATGATGAAGGGCGGCGGTTCGCTGCTGATTGCCGGCGACAAGGACTGGAAGGGCCTTGGCCACAACAGCGCTTATACGATGGACGGCAAGGACTACCTGGTGCTGCACGCCTACGAGACCGCCGACAACTACCTGCAAAAGCTGAAAATCATGGAAATGAAATGGGATGCGAATGGGTGGCCGACGGTTGACCAGGCCGACTTGAACAAGTACCGCAGCACGCAGCTGCCCCTCAAATAATGGCAGCGGCCACCCACAAGCCGGCACGCCGGCGCACCTTGCGCTACGCGGCCAGCGCGATGGCTGCGGCGGCGGTTCCGCCGATGGCCGGCGCCGCGACGCGTGCAGCCGCCACCGCACCGGTAGCCGACAAGGCTCCGCTGCGCCTGTTCCCACTGTCGGCGGTGCGCCTCACGGCAAGCCCCTTCCTGGAAGCCCAGCAAACGGACCTGCGCTACATCATGGCGCTGAACCCGGACCGCCTGCTCTCGCCGTTCCTGCGCGAAGCCGGCCTGACGCCGAAAGAGGCCACCTACGGCAACTGGGAATCGACAGGGCTGGATGGCCACATGGGCGGCCACTATCTGACCGCGCTGTCATTGATGTTCGCCGCCACCGGCGATGAGGAAGTTTTGAAGCGCCTGAATTACTGTGTGGCGGAACTCAAGCGCTGTCAGGCGAGCAACGGCGACGGCTACATCGGCGGCGTGCCGGGTGGCGAGGCCGCGTGGCGCGATATCGCGCAAGGCAAACTCCAGGCCGACGGTTTCTCCGTCAACGGCAAATGGGTCCCCTGGTACAACCTGCACAAGCTATACGCCGGCCTGCGCGACGCCTACGTCTACGCCGGCAATCAGGACGCGCGCGCGATGCTGATCGCGCTATGCGACTGGACGGTGGGACTGATCTCGCACCTGAGCGAAGAACAGATGCAAAACATGCTGCGCTGCGAACATGGCGGCATGAACGAAGTGCTGGCCGATGTCTCCGAGATGACCGGTCAGAAGAAATACATGGACCTGGCGATCCGCTTCTCGCACCAGGCCATCCTGCGCCCGCTGGAGGATGGCAAGGACCAGTTGACCGGCCTGCACGCCAACACCCAAATCCCGAAAGTGATTGGCTTCAAGCGCATCGGCGACATCACCGGCCGGCCCGACTGGCAAAAAGCCGCGCAGTTCTTCTGGCAAACCGTGCACGATCACCGCACCGTCGCCATCGGCGGCAATAGCGTCAAGGAGCACTTCCACGATCAGAATGACTTCTCGTCCATGATCGAGGAGGTCGAAGGCCCCGAGACCTGCAATACCTACAATATGCTCAAGCTCACCGGGTTGCTGTTCCTCGGCGACGCCAAGGGCAGCTACGCCGACTACTACGAGCGCGCGTTGTACAACCACATCCTGGGATCTCAGCGTCCGCACAGCGGCGGCTTTGTCTACTTCACGCCGATGCGGCCGAACCACTACCGCGTTTATTCGCAGCCGCAGCAGGGCATGTGGTGCTGCGTGGGCTCTGGCCTGGAGAGCCACGCCAAGTACGGCGAGTTCATTTACGCGCATCGGGGCGACAACCTGTATGTCAACCTGTTCATCCCTTCGACCTTGAACTGGCGCGAGCAGGGCGTATCCCTCCGCCAGTCCAACCGCTTCCCGGATGAAGGCAGCAGCACCATCACCGTCAAGGGCAACAAGACCTTCACCTTGAAGATCCGTTATCCGGAATGGGTGGCGCCGGGGGCGCTGCGCGTCTCCGTCAATGGCAAGCAGGTCGCGGCCAGCATCGGCGCCGACCGCTATGTCAGCGTCCGCCGCCAATGGCGCGACGGCGACAGGGTCGATATCGCCCTGCCGATGAAAACCCGGCTCGAACAGATGCCGGACAAGTCCAATTACTATGCCGTGCTGCACGGCCCCGTGGTGCTGGCGGCGAAGACCAATCCCTTCCCGGACGAGAAACTGGATTTCCTGGCCGACGACTCGCGTATGGGCCATATCGCCTCGGGGCCGGTCAGCCCGTTGCAGGCTTCCCCTGTGCTGGTCGACGACAGCCCGGCGTTCGAAGGCCGTTTCAAACCGGTGTCGGGCAGGCCGCTGACGTTTGTCGCCCCTGGACTGGTGGAGGGCAAGGATGGCAAGCAAGCCACCACCTTTGTGCCGTTCTTCCGGGTGCACGAATCGCGCTACATGGTTTATTGGCCGTATTCGACCGCGGCGGATCTGGCGGCCACGCGCGCCAAAGCCGCCGAGGACGAGAAGGCGCGGCTTGAATTGGACGCGCGCACCATCGACCAGGTGGCGCCGGGCGAACAGCAGCCGGAGTCGGACCACTTCTTCAAGGCCGAAGGCGGGGAATCCGGTCTGGCCAAGGGACGTCACTGGCGGCATGCGACCAACTGGTTCAGCTACGACCTGACCGACAAGAAGTCCGAAGCGCGCGCCTTGCGCCTGACATATTCGAAAGGGGATGCCGGCCGCAGGTTCGATATCCTGATCAACGGGCAGTTGCTGGCCGAGGTGAAGCTGGACGCCACGGCGCCGCAGGAGCTCTATGCCGTGGATTACCCGATTCCGCCGGCGCTGGTCGCGGCGGCGGGTGGAAAACTGGTGGTGAAATTTGTGGCCCGCAGCGGCTCCGTGGCCGGTGGGCTGTATGGCCTGCGCCTGCTGCGATGAGCAATTACCTGGCACTGCAAACCGATATCGAAACCGATATCGTACTTGACCAAAATATCATTGGATAGATATTTGTGTTTCTCATAGTATATGATCGATAAAACCATAAAAATCTAATCCGGAGACCTTGCTATGACATGCAATCGCAGAACCGTACTCAAAGCCGGCGTAGCTGCCGCTATCGTCGCCGCCTTCGGTAACGTCGGCCCGGCCTTCGCCGCCAAACCGCTGGTCATCGGCTTCTCGCAAGTCGGCGCCGAAAGCGAATGGCGCACCGCCAATACCGTCTCGATCAAGGACGCGGCCAAGAAGGAGGGCATCACCCTCAAATTCGCCGACGCCCAGCAGCGCCAGGAAAACCAGGTCAAGGCGATCCGCTCGTTCATCGCCCAGCGCGTCGATATCATCGCCTTCTCGCCGGTGGTGGAATCGGGTTGGGATACCGTTCTGCGCGAAGCGAAGGCAGCGAAAATTCCTGTCATCCTGACCGACCGCGCCGTCAATGTCACCGATCCGTCGTTGTATGTGACCTTCATCGGTTCCGATTTCGTCGAGGAAGGCCGCCTGGCCGCCCGCTGGCTGCTGGAACGCGCCAAGAAGACGCCAGACGCCACCTTCAACATCGTCGAACTGCAGGGCACCGTCGGCTCCGCGCCGGCGATTGATCGCCAGAAGGGCTTCGCCGAAGTCATCGCCGCCAATCCGAAGCTGAAGATCATCCGCTCGCAGACCGGCGACTTCACGCGCACCAAGGGCAAGGAAGTGATGGAAGCCTTCCTCAAGGCCGAGGGCAAGAAGATCAACGTGCTGTACGCGCACAACGACGACATGGCCATCGGCGCGATCCAGGCGATCGAGGAAGCCGGCATGAAGCCGGGCAAGGACATCCTTGTGATCTCGATCGACGGCGTGCGCGGCGCCTTCCAGGCGATGGTCGCCGGGAAGATGAACGTGACCGTCGAATGCAATCCGCTGTTCGGCCCACAGCTGATGCAGATCGCGCGCGACGTCGCCGCCAACAAGCCGGTACCCAAGCGCATTACGGTGCAAGAGGGCGTGTTCCCGGCCGAGGTGGCGGCCAAGGAATTCCCGAACCGCAAATACTGATAGCCTCCCGCGATGAGTACATTAGCGCAAGCCGCGTCTTCGACAGCGCCGGTGCTGGAGCTGCGCGGCATCAGCAAAGCCTTCCCCGGCGTCCAGGCCCTGAGCAACGTGGCGCTGAACCTGTATCCGGGCGAGGTTCACACGTTGATGGGGCAGAACGGCGCCGGAAAATCGACCCTGATCAAGGTGCTGACCGGCGTGTATGCGCCGGATCAGGGCGAGATCCTGCTCGATGGCCAGGCGATCTACCCGACGTCGACCCTCGATGCGCAGAACCTTGGCATCAGCACCGTCTACCAGGAAGTGAACCTGTGCCCGAACCTGTCGGTGGCCGAGAATATCTTCATCGGCCGCTATCCGCGCAAGTTCGGCGGCATCGACTGGCGCGGCATGCAGCAGCAGGCGGTCGAGCTGCTGGAGCGGATGCAGATCCGCATCGACGTGACCATGCCGTTGGCGCACTATCCGCTGGCGATCCAGCAGATGGTGGCGATTTCGCGCGCGTTGCTGGTGTCCGCCAAGGTGCTGATCCTCGACGAGCCGACGTCCAGTCTCGATGAGAAGGAAGTCGATCTGCTGTTCAGCGTTCTGCGCGGCCTGCGCGAGCAGGGCATGTCGATTTTGTTCGTCACCCACTTCCTCGACCAGACCTACGCCATCTCCGACCGCATCACCGTGATGCGCAACGGCGAGCGGGAAGGGGAGTACGCCTGCGCCGATCTGTCGCGGCTTGAATTGGTGAATAAAATGGTCGGCGCGCCGGCCGCCGCCGCGCCGGACGCCGCACCCGTGTCGCCGGCCGCAAACGATGACGCGGTCGCCGCCGCGCCATCGAAACTCAAGGCTTTCCTCAGCGCGCGTGGCCTCGGCCGCAAAGGCGCGCTGGCGCCGATGGATATCGAGATGCGCGAGGGCGAGCTGCTTGGCCTGGCCGGTTTGCTCGGCTCCGGCCGCACGGAGGCGGCGCGCCTGCTGTTCGGCGCCGACAAGGCCGACAGCGGCGCCATCACCATCGATGGCAAGGAGCATAGCTTCAATTCGCCGCGCGACGCCATCGCCGCCGGCATCGGTTTCTGTTCCGAGGACCGCAAGCACGAAGGCGCTATCCTCGACCTGTCCGTGCGCGAGAATGTCATTTTGGCTTTGCAAGCCCGCATGGGGTTGACCCGCGCGATCCCGCTCAAACGCCAGCAGCAACTGGCGGAAGAATATGTCAAGGCGCTCGGCATCAAGACCGCCAGCATCGAGACGCCTATCGGCACGCTCTCCGGCGGCAACCAGCAGAAGGTGTTGTTGGCGCGCTGGCTGGCGACGGAACCGAAAATGCTGATCCTGGACGAGCCTACGCGCGGCATCGACGTGCGCGCCAAGCAGGAGATCATGGATTACGTGGTCAAATTGTGCCGCAAGGGCATGTCGATCCTGTTCATCTCGTCCGAGCTGCCGGAGGTGCTGCGTTGCAGCGATCGTATCGTCGTCATGCGCGACCGTAAAGCCGGTGGCGAGTATCCGCGTGGAGCGCTTGATGAAACCTCGGTGCTGCACGTGATCGCGGCCGAAGGGGCGCACGCAAAATGAGCGAAATGAAAATGAGCATAGTGCGGCATCCACTTTTCCGGCCGCTGGCGGCGCTGGCGATCCTGCTGCTGATCGACCTGCTGCTGATCCCCGGCTTCTTCCACATCGAGATCAAGGACGGCCACCTTTACGGCAGCTTGATCGATATCGCCAACCGCGCGGCGCCGCTGGCACTCGCCGCCATCGGCATGACCCTGGTCATCGCCACGCGCGGCATCGACATCTCGGTCGGCGCGGTGGTCGCCATCAGCGGTACGGTCGCCTCGATGCTGATCGGCGGCACCATGGTGATGAACAACGGCGTGCCCGAATACGTCGCTAATACGCCGATGGTGTGGGCGCTGTGCGCCGCCATGGGCGCGGCGCTGCTGTGCGGCGCCTGGAACGGCGTATTGGTCGCGGGCCTCGGCCTGCAACCCATCGTCGCCACCTTGATCCTGATGGTGGCGGGGCGTGGCCTGGCGCAGTTGCTGACGGACGGCCAGATCGTCACCGTCTACTACGAGCCGTTCTTCTTCCTCGGCAGCGGCTATCTGTTTGGCCTGCCGTTCTCGCTGTACATCGTCGCCGCCGTCTTCGTCGTGACGTTCCTGTTGATGCGCAAGACGGCGCTCGGCCTGTTCATCCAGTCGGTCGGCATCAACCCGGTGGCCGCGCGCCTGGCCGGCTTGAAGACCGCCACCCTGATCTTCTTCGTCTACCTGTTCTGCAGCGCCTGCGCGGGCCTGTCCGGCCTGATGATCAGCGCGAACATCAAGAGCGCGGACGCCAACAACGCCGGCCTGCTGTTGGAACTGGACGCGATCCTGGCGGTGACCCTGGGCGGCACCTCGCTGGCGGGCGGTAAATTCAGCCTGGCCGGCAGCGTGATCGGCGCCTTGATCATTCAGACGCTGACCTACACCATCTACTCGCTCGGCCTGCCGCCGGAAGTGAACATGGTCGTCAAATCGGTGGTCGTGTTCCTGGTCTGTATTTCACAGTCGGCCGAGTTCAAAAACATGTGGCGCCGCGTCTTCCCGGCCCGCTCGAAAGGAATCGCAGCATGAGCGCAACCGTCATGAGCGGCGCCGTCGCCGGCGCCAAGCCTTCCCACCCGCGCGGCCTGACCTCTTCGCCGTATTTCACCTCGCTGGTGACGGTGATGCTGCTGGCGGTGCTGCTGGTGGCCGGCGGCGCCGCCTATCCGGGTTTCCTGTCGCTGCAGGTGATGTTCAACCTGTTGATCGACAACGCCTTCCTGCTGGTGATCGCCATCGGCATGAGCTTTGTGATCCTCTCGGGCGGCATCGACCTGTCGGTCGGCTCGGTGCTGGCGCTGACGACAATGGTGTCGGCCTGGCTGCTGCAAACATGGCACGTGCCGCCGCTGCTGGTGATCGCCATCTCACTAGTGATGGGCGCCGGCTTCGGCGCGGCCATGGGCGCCATCATCCATTATTTCAAGCTGCAACCGTTCATCGTCACCTTGGCCGGCATGTTCCTGGCGCGCGGGCTGTGCTACCTGATCAGCATTAACTCGATCACCATCGAGGACCCGTTCTTCGTCGCCATGTCGCAGACGCAGGTGCCGGTGCTGGGCGGTTTCCTGTCGCCGGGCGCGCTGATCGCGCTGGCGATGCTGGCCGTCGCCATCTATGTCGCTCACTGCACGCCGTTCGGCCGCGCCATCTACGCCGTCGGCGGCAACGAGCAGTCGGCGCTGATGATGGGACTGCGCGTGGCGCGCACCAAGGTCCTGATCTACGCGTTCAGCGGCTTTTGCGCGGCGCTGGCCGGCGTGCTGTTCTCGTTCTATATGCTGTCCGGTTACGGCCTGCATGCGCAGGGCACGGAGCTGGACGCCATCGCGGCGGTCGTCATCGGCGGCACCTTGCTGACCGGCGGCTACGGCTATGTCGCCGGCGCGCTGTCCGGCGTGCTGGTGCTCGGGACCATCCAAACGCTGATCGCCTTCGACGGCACCCTCAGCTCGTGGTGGACCAAGATCGTCATCGGCGGTCTGCTGTTTGTATTCTGCGTCGTGCAGCGCCTGATGGCGATTGGCGCGACCGCAAAAAAATAAGATCAACCTGGAGAGAGCTTTGAAAACGAAACTGATGAAATTTGCCGCTATCGCAGCGGCGGGGATGGCTTTTGCCGCGATAAACAGCGCAAACAGCGCGCAGGCGGCCAATCCGATGTTCCCGAAACTGTTCACGGCCGATCCGTCGGCGTACGTCGACGGTGGCACGGTCTACCTGTACGTGGGCATCGACAGCGCCTCGGTCAAGGACAAGGACTACGTGATGAAGGAATGGCGCGTCTACAGCAGCTGCGACATGAAGAACTGGAAGGATCTCGGCTCGCCGCTCAAACCGTCCGCCTTCAAATGGGCCATCGGCAAAGTGGACGCCTGGGCCGCCGACGTCACCAAGCGCAATGGTAAATACTACTTCTATTCGACGGTCGATCATGCGACCATCCCCGGCCGCGCCATCGGCGTGGCGGTGTCCGACAAGCCGGAAGGCCCGTTCGTCGACGCGCGCGGTTCGGCGCTGGTCACCAACAACATGACCCTCGAAGCGCCGATCGCATGGGACGACATCGATCCG is part of the Oxalobacteraceae bacterium OTU3CAMAD1 genome and encodes:
- a CDS encoding glycoside hydrolase family 97 protein is translated as MVNKFISAVAVGATAASTAFAASPGALTSPDRHISVQLNESPGKPLTYTVSRDGKPVLLASELGLQLQGADLAGALTIAASSKVSTVTDKYQMATGKKRDIIYSANEQTFSVQNAQKQKMEIVFRVSNDGVAFRYIVAEPSLPRKKLIQERTTFALPTSAKAWLQPIAVAQTGWGRTNPSYEEHYQMDIPVGTVSPSPAGWVFPALFKAGDNWLAISEAGMDGSFQGSRLAPDSKGGKYSIGNPMKEEVYPDRGLMADVEGTLTSPWRLMALGSLSTVVGSTLGTDLAAPAIAFDKQLVKPGHASWSWALLKDDATVYDVQKKFIDYAADMKWDYTLVDADWDRKIGYEKMKELADYAATKNVGVLVWYNSSGPWNSTEYSPKSKLLTHEQRVAEFKRLRQMGIKGVKIDFFNGDAQSMMAYYVDMLNDAAAAGLLVNFHGSTLPRGWTRTWPNLMTMEAVRGMEFTTFEQADEDKMPTHAAMMPFARNLFDPMDFTPMVFGDIPKIKRTSTNGFELATSVLYVSGIQHFAEVPEGMATVPAYVKSFLQELPRSWDDSRLVDGYPGKYAVVARRAGDTWYIAGINATDSDKALTLDLSFAGGKQGTIIADGEGERSFSQRSIAAGKKAAVTIKPHGGFVITIKQ
- a CDS encoding alpha-N-arabinofuranosidase — encoded protein: MNHIKLGVLTLCMIASGAAFAAPVGVTIDTTKPGPVINKNIYGQFAEHLGTGIYEGIWVGPKSKIPNVNGWRKDVVGALKAMHVPLVRWPGGCFADEYHWRDGIGAREKRPVKVNTNWGGVEENNAVGTHEFFELAEQLGAETYVNGNLGTGSAQEMSEWVEYMTSDSKSTLAELRRKNGRDKPFKVDYFAIGNEAWGCGGNMSPQHYANLYKNVETFLRAPPQYRPKMIASGGNDHDLTWTETLSKELKKQTYGISFHYYTIPTGQWEVKGMATGFKEDQWFSTLSNTIKMDGFIKNNTAVMDKYDPEKKLGFLVDEWGTWYDVEKGTNAGFLFQQNTLRDAVVAALNFNIFHDHADRVRMTNIAQMVNVLQAMIITDKDKMVLTPTYHAFQMYVPFQDATSLPLKLTNNPQYSYNGSSIPEISASAARAKDGKLYLALVNTNPTKEAEVAVDVPGQAIKSVNGRVLTSAAMDTHNTFQSPEAIKPAPFSATAGADGKLTVKIPAKAVIVVAVE
- a CDS encoding arabinan endo-1,5-alpha-L-arabinosidase gives rise to the protein MKYIFSTMALVLGVAGLSACTAKEVSVHDPVMAKEGDTYYVFSTGPGITFYSSTNMKDWKPEGRVFKDQPSWAKRAAPTFDGHIWAPDVQFHNGKYYLYYSVSGFGKNTSGIGVTVNKTLNPRSPDYRWEDKGMVLQSVPLRDDWNAIDSNIIEDEKGVAWMSFGSFWSGLKLVKLNDAWTGLAEPQEWHAIASRTANVDAPAGADAGPGEIEAPFIFKKNGYYYLFASFGLCCRKGDSTYNVVVGRSTSVTGPYVDTKGVDMMKGGGSLLIAGDKDWKGLGHNSAYTMDGKDYLVLHAYETADNYLQKLKIMEMKWDANGWPTVDQADLNKYRSTQLPLK
- a CDS encoding glycoside hydrolase family 127 protein, with amino-acid sequence MAGAATRAAATAPVADKAPLRLFPLSAVRLTASPFLEAQQTDLRYIMALNPDRLLSPFLREAGLTPKEATYGNWESTGLDGHMGGHYLTALSLMFAATGDEEVLKRLNYCVAELKRCQASNGDGYIGGVPGGEAAWRDIAQGKLQADGFSVNGKWVPWYNLHKLYAGLRDAYVYAGNQDARAMLIALCDWTVGLISHLSEEQMQNMLRCEHGGMNEVLADVSEMTGQKKYMDLAIRFSHQAILRPLEDGKDQLTGLHANTQIPKVIGFKRIGDITGRPDWQKAAQFFWQTVHDHRTVAIGGNSVKEHFHDQNDFSSMIEEVEGPETCNTYNMLKLTGLLFLGDAKGSYADYYERALYNHILGSQRPHSGGFVYFTPMRPNHYRVYSQPQQGMWCCVGSGLESHAKYGEFIYAHRGDNLYVNLFIPSTLNWREQGVSLRQSNRFPDEGSSTITVKGNKTFTLKIRYPEWVAPGALRVSVNGKQVAASIGADRYVSVRRQWRDGDRVDIALPMKTRLEQMPDKSNYYAVLHGPVVLAAKTNPFPDEKLDFLADDSRMGHIASGPVSPLQASPVLVDDSPAFEGRFKPVSGRPLTFVAPGLVEGKDGKQATTFVPFFRVHESRYMVYWPYSTAADLAATRAKAAEDEKARLELDARTIDQVAPGEQQPESDHFFKAEGGESGLAKGRHWRHATNWFSYDLTDKKSEARALRLTYSKGDAGRRFDILINGQLLAEVKLDATAPQELYAVDYPIPPALVAAAGGKLVVKFVARSGSVAGGLYGLRLLR
- a CDS encoding ABC transporter substrate-binding protein, giving the protein MTCNRRTVLKAGVAAAIVAAFGNVGPAFAAKPLVIGFSQVGAESEWRTANTVSIKDAAKKEGITLKFADAQQRQENQVKAIRSFIAQRVDIIAFSPVVESGWDTVLREAKAAKIPVILTDRAVNVTDPSLYVTFIGSDFVEEGRLAARWLLERAKKTPDATFNIVELQGTVGSAPAIDRQKGFAEVIAANPKLKIIRSQTGDFTRTKGKEVMEAFLKAEGKKINVLYAHNDDMAIGAIQAIEEAGMKPGKDILVISIDGVRGAFQAMVAGKMNVTVECNPLFGPQLMQIARDVAANKPVPKRITVQEGVFPAEVAAKEFPNRKY